A stretch of DNA from Bacillus sp. FJAT-45350:
ATATTGAAGAGATTCAATTAGATGGGATAAAAGAGAAAACAACTGAAATTGAAAACGAAATCGAAGGCTTATATGACCTACTTGAAGAAGAAGTAAAATCAAAACAGGTTGTTGAAGAAAGCATTGAGCCTCTACATGAAAAATTAGAAAATACGAGAGAAAGACTTCTTGATTTGCAGGAGGAAACTGAAACTGTCCAGCAAAGTTACCGCATTTCAGAAGAGGAATTAAGACTTCATGAGCAAATTGAAAAACAACTTAGTGATTTAAAGTTAAAGCTTGGTGTTATTGTAGATGTGTCTGAAAATAATAAACAATCGTTCACATCGATTCGTATTTTAATAGACGATTTTAAGAAAGAATTCGAAAAGGTTCACTTAGAGATTGAAAGCTGTCAAACGACGTTAGATACACTTCGCCAGGACGAGTTAAAAGCAAAAGAAACATTAAAAGGTCTAAAAGGAATGATTCTTGAAGGAAAACGAATGATTCAAAAGAGTAATATTCCTGGATTACCTCAGTCTGTTCTTGATGAAATTGTCCAAGGGGAACAGAAGTTAGTTGAAGCTGCTGAAAAAATCGAAGAGATTCCTCTCGAAATGGTAGTAGTGAACGAGAAAGTTGAAGAAGCGAAAGAACATGTGAATACAAGTAATCAGTTAATTTTTGATACGATTGAAAAGGCTGATTTAGCTGAAAGATTAATTCAATATGGTAATCGTTATCGTAGCCGTTCTGAACGAGTGATGGAACAATTAGGTGAGGCAGAACAATGCTTCCGCAATTTTTACTACGAAGATGCTATTGAAATAGCTATAAGTACGATTGAAAAATATGAGCCAAATGTCATTGAAAAACTAAATGCAGTCCCGGTTGAAGAGAAGGTTTAGGCCTTCTCTTTACTAATTTTTACCTAACTACTTTACTTAGATTCTATGGTAAAATGTAGCTATAGAGAGCGATTTTGTTAGGAGTGGTCAGAATGAGTAAAATGAAAATAGTATTACTTGCTGTATTTTCTATGTCTTGCATTGCTGTATGGTCAATCATAATTTGGAATTTAGTATCAGTAAATGAACCTGCGACCACTCACCCAACAAAG
This window harbors:
- the ezrA gene encoding septation ring formation regulator EzrA produces the protein MYLLFAAIALVIILFIFGSIQRKRIYTEVDRLEEWKMDILNRPITDEIGRVKGLKMSGETEEKFEDWRVEWDEIVGVKLPDIEEGLFDIEEYANKYRFKKAKLLTTEVNQELEEIEERLKTMLDDVSHLIESEEQNRTEIGDVRKLYSETKKYFNTHRASLGKTATAFDERLDTIYSGFSTFEEATKQGNYIKARELLLSMKEELETEHSLMTEIPKMLVQLQTNITADLKDIQIGMKDMEEAGYVILDFNLEKEITRIKNECAQLVKDIEEIQLDGIKEKTTEIENEIEGLYDLLEEEVKSKQVVEESIEPLHEKLENTRERLLDLQEETETVQQSYRISEEELRLHEQIEKQLSDLKLKLGVIVDVSENNKQSFTSIRILIDDFKKEFEKVHLEIESCQTTLDTLRQDELKAKETLKGLKGMILEGKRMIQKSNIPGLPQSVLDEIVQGEQKLVEAAEKIEEIPLEMVVVNEKVEEAKEHVNTSNQLIFDTIEKADLAERLIQYGNRYRSRSERVMEQLGEAEQCFRNFYYEDAIEIAISTIEKYEPNVIEKLNAVPVEEKV